The following nucleotide sequence is from Nitrospira sp..
TGATGCTCCCGACCTGACGGCCGATCATCTCCTTCACTGCGGCCTCTGCGCCCTTCAGATCGAGATCGATCTTCACTAGGCCGAGCTTAAACCGTGAGCCCAGTGCTTCATGGGCCTTTGCGACCAACTTCGACTTCTTCAGCCAGTCATTGACTTGGCCCAGCTTGGCCAATTCCTCAGCAGACGTGACTACTGCATAGTTGGGGACGTTGATCCCCCACTTCTTCATCAGTCCCATGCCGGGACCTTCAAGCACTTTCGCCATGGTGGACGACTCCTTGAATATGTGAGCGGGCAGAGAAAAGGACCGCCAGAGTACCGAAATCTAGGGTTTAGCTCAATCCGCCAAAGGGCCTACATTTCGAGATCAGAAGTCCTACCACAAGGGGCACCGAAGATTCATCACCCTAACTCCTTGAAACAACTGTTAATGCAGACCACCCACGTCTTATCTTGTTCCCCGCAAGGTTCGGCCTTTTCCCGCAGACCGGCGACATCTCCGCTGGCACATCGGACAGTAAAACGAACTGCGTTCGCCGACGGCTCGCTGTATGACGGATCCACAGACATTCGGACAGGGTTGTCCTGCCTTGGCATACACTAAATGTTTCCGCTTGTACTGGCCTTCACGACCATCAGGCGCAAAATAGTCGCGTACACTTGATCCTCCCAACGCGATCGCTTCGCGCAACACCTCGCCCATGGTCCGGTACAGCAGCATGATCGCATCATCTCGCAGTCGATTCGCCGCCTGGTCGGGATGAAGTTTGGCGCGGAAGAGAATCTCGTTCGCATAGATGTTGCCGATTCCTGCAATCACCTGTTGGTGCATCAAGAGGGGTTTCAGTCGCCTACGCGTGGTCTCGAGAATTTGGCGGAAGGCTTCATACCCGATTGCCAAGGGATCCGGACCGAAACGGCGCATGAGATACTGATCGAGCCCCTCCCGATCGAGCAGCGATAGGCGTCCAAACCGCCTAGGGTTCCAGTATCGCAGCTCCGATTCCGCGCATCCCTCCAGGGACAGAACGAAATGAACATGTTGCGGCGAATGAACCGGCACCGATTGAAACAATAACAGCCCCGTCATCCCAAGTTCCGCCACCAAAAACCGTGGCTGCCCATTACGAGTCAGGGTCAGGATAACGCTCTTGCCCTTACGCTCAATAGCCGTAATGCGAGCCTGCCGGTACCATTCCAGGGTAGAGAGCCCTTCCCTGACAATGTCCCCACGACCGATCCAGCAGTCCCGCACGGTGGCGCCAAGCACACGTTCACGCAAGAGACGCGCGGCAACCTCGGCTTCCGGCAATTCAGGCATGGCTGACCAATTTGGGGATAGGGAAACGGCAACGAATGGGAAGATTACGCCACGATCGTGCAGGGAATTGCAACAGCTACGCCGACCACGCGGAGCAGTTGGCGCTAGCGGATCCGGCGAGCGAGCTGGACGCCCTGGATCACTTCCTCCAGACGAGGCAACGGCATGCCTCCAGGACGACGGGTCAGAACCAGCTTGAGGGAATCGGCATAGGCCATCCCTTCGACGCAACAGAGGTAGGCAATGATGACCGAGACCGATCGACCCATCCCGGCACGGCAACAAACCAGGACCCGATTCTCCCCAACATGGGACTCGATCCACGCCACCGCCTCGGCCAAGGCCTGGATCGTCGGCTCCCCAAATTCTTTCATCGGGACCTTGGCATAATGCACCCGAGATGGCACGGTGATGTTCTGCTCCTCCGCCACCATGAGGACTGCTCCGACTTGCGGTGGAGGATTGGTCGCGTCCTGGGCGTTCCCGACGAGTAATCGTCTGTTAATGAGATGCATGGGTACCTAACTATAGGCAGTCCCGATTGTTGGTCAAGACTTCCCGCCGGCCCGGCAGTTGAAGATCACCACGTCGATGCGTATACTGCCCTCACCATTCGAGGAAATTCCTGTGGCTCATCTTTCGATCGAGGACGTTGAAAAGCGCCTATCCGCCGTCACCTGCGCTGTCTGCAAGACAAACCGCTTCGGAATCGACCGACGGACCCTGCAGGCGGACGGTGAATGCCGTGGAGTCTGCCTGCAATGCCGGTATAACTTTCCCGTCTATACGGACATGGAATTTTATCTTCGGACACAACCGGATGTGCAATATCGACTCAAGGAAATATCATGCCCCCATTGCCGGCATCGGGGTGTCCGGTTAGACTTTCGTGCAACATTGTCGGTCCGGGAGGCGGTCTACTTCGTCACCTGTTCCGCATGCAACGCCGAGTTTCCTGAGCGATCTTCGCTTGAGGCCTTTGAATAACGCAGTCCGAATTGGTGTATACTGAACTTATGGCTGATAGACCACAACCAGACTCCTCGTCACCCGCAGGCTCTCTCCCGGCCGACCAGGGGAACAAACCTCGGAAGGAAATCCCCCTGATCTCCGTCCCGAATGACCGCGACATGATCGCCAACGAAATGGCGGAGCTTTTCGATGAAGATCGTGTCACGCATCAACACGGAAGTTCAGAGCCGGAGTCGGATTAACCGGCCTCAGGCCGGCCGAACAATCTCCGCTGTTCCGGAGAGTGGAATTCGGCCCACTGTTCCAGGCTTTCCCTTGCGATTTTTGCGAGAGATCTCGCTCACCCGCACGATGGCTCCACGATGCCACTCGTCGAACGGAGCATTGCTGGAAGAGCGCTCCCGATCCAGGCGGCCGATTTCCACCCGTCCCCCCTCGTCGCACCACCACACGCGTCGCTCCCCTTTCATCACCCGAAGTTCGCTCACCACCCTGTGGAGTTCGGGACTCCATGGCACCAAGGTCTTTCCATCTTTGCGAAGAATGAGGTAGGAAAATTTCAGCGCGTCCTTGATGAAGCCGACGACTCGGTCCATCTGTTGGATCCAAATCGGCCTGATCCATGGTCGCTCCTCATGACACCAATCGTCATCTTTGCCCAAAGCAGGGCAAGAGCGGGCATGCAGACAAGGGCTGTAAAGGGTGGCTTGCCCCTGACTCAGAAGGGTATCCCTCACGCCATGGAGGCTTCGAGAAACTGTCCGAAGGGCCGGCTCAATGATCATGAGCGTACCTTCCGGAGAAAGCAGAGTCAGCAGATTGCCGACGAGCTGGGCACGCCGCTCTTGAGCATCTGGCCGATCGCAATAGATCTCTGACAGCAAGTTCTGGACGACGATCAGATCGTATGGCCGCCGACTGTTTCCTTCCAGCAAATCGCGTGGCAACCCTTTTTCGATGTTGCATTCGTAGAGATGGAGAATCGGCGCAGCGGTCACTCCCTCGCCGGCGCGGTAATTCCTCAGGAGCTGACCACACAGTCGGAGGGCCTTGGATGAACAATCGACTCCCGTGGCTTCAAATGCTTGAGTTCCTCCAGCTTCATGACGTCGCACCCAGTCCAGTATACCCAACAAGCCAGTCCCTGGCCCGCAGCCCACATCGAGCACTCGAAAGGGCCTCTCGTTTCCCCCGACGCCCAGCACCGGAGCTGATTCATTCAGAAGCAGTTGCACCTTGGCGAGATTGACCGGCAAAAAATAAGTGAGATACCCGGCACGAAGCGTGGGATCGTCCAGGTAGGGAGGCCCCTCACGCAATCCTTCTCGCGTGAACATGAGCGAAAGTCGAGAGACCGCTTCGGCGATGGAGCGTGGAATGCTGGAGTCCGGCGTGCGGAGGTCAAATCCGCTCACCGTCGACAGGGTATCAAGGACTGGTCGGGAGATTTCATAGGACCGGGGCATGCAACCTGTTGACCCCTCAAAAGAAGCTAGAGTATCTTACCTGAAGAAAGGAAACAATCATGAATGACGCCATCCTGCAGGCCTATCGAGAGATCGAGATGGCCATGGAACGGTATACCATCCTGCTGGACGAGCATGTACGCACCCTCGAAACGGCACAGCCCAAGGATTCGGTAAAACTGGAGCGCATGACCCACGGTGCCAAGGCGATGCGTGATAGCAGCATCATTTTCCTGTCCTACGCCAAATTCATCGCCCACGGCATGCCGGAAAGCCCGGATATGATCGAAGAGGACCTGCAGGGTTAGCTACTCGCATAGCCCGCACCTTTGCAGTTGGTGACAGGACACCCCAACCGCTTCTCAAATGAAAAGAGCCTGCCTTTTTACAGGCAGGCTCTTTCACTTTCAGGCGACCACGCAGTACTTAGATGCTGCGCATAAAATGTCCCATCGCCTCATGGTCTGCGCCGGTCGCACCCATGACTTGAGACATCGCGACGTTGGTAGACTTTTTCCCGGTCACGCCGGACTCCACTTCGTCGACGATCAATTCCACCGGCATGGATTGCCCACCATAGACCCGAGGCCCGCCGATGATCTTCGCGTTGGAATAGCCGTAAATCGCCGTAGCGACTTCTTTCGCCAGCCACCCGACGTAATTGAATTCGGGCACGACAATGAGCTTCGCCTTCCCACATAGTTGTCGCAGTTCTTGAGTCGGAAATGGGCGCAGGGAGCGAATCTTGATAAGACCGACCTTGAGGCCCTTCTCTGCGCACAACCGAACTGCCTCACGAGATTGCGCGGCAGCGCTGCCCGAAGCCACGATGATAACCTCGGCATCTTCGACGTTTTCAGGCGTCAGCAGCCCCCCCAAATACTTGTTGATGTATTTCCTGGAACGTTCGACTGCAGCCCACACTTCCTGCTGCCACACAGCATGGATGTTGTAGGCCATGAAGTTGGACTTCTGAACCGGGGCATCGCGGGATAAGCGAGCGGGCGGATTCTCTGCATCGAGCACCGGCACGGCACCCCGCCAGGGTTCCCGAGGCGGCAATTTGATGCTACGATCCTGCATCCGCACATACCCACGGGCATGAGTCACAAAGAACCCGTCGCAGCAGACGCCGACCGGTAACGTCACGTCGTTCTTTTCACTGATCGTGAACCCGGCCATAGTGAAATCAAACATGTCCTGTTGATTCTCAGCATGGAAGACGATCATGCCGCAATTCAGCAGATAGGAGACTTCGATATTGTCCGGTTGAATGGCCAAGGGCGCATTGACGACGCGGCAGGTGAACATCGCCACGACGGGCAGGCGATGACCAGGCCATGAGGCAATCCCTTCGAGGCCGCGAAGCGTCCCAGGCCCAGCCGTTGCCGTGTAGCAACGCACACCTGCGCGGGATCCACCGGCAATCGCCGCCATCACACCGACCTCTTCCTCTCCTCGGTAGTATTCCTTCACATACCCTTCACCGTACAGAACGCCGACCAACTGCATGGTCTCGCTCTGAGGCGTGATGGGATAGGCGATGGCAAGGTCGACGTTGGAGCGTCGAATCGCTTCTTTCGCTGCTTCGCTGCCCGTAATAAATTCCTTCGTCCGCGGGGCTTCCAGGAACATGTATTCCGGCGTGACGACCTGTTGCTTCTTGGCTTCCGCATGCGGATCCTTCTTCACCTCGACCTTCGGAGCCACGCTCGTGGTAGGGTCGCCCTGCGGATTGGTCTTTTGCGTTTCACTCATGGTTACACCTCTATGGCTATATCGCCCTCTGCCTCTCGGTCCTATCCTTCCCGCTTCATTTGCTCGGCTGTATGGCCGAAGGCGCTTGCGCTACCGGCGCCGGCCGCAGAAGGCATGAAGGTGAGGGGATTGGTGTGAGTCTTGCCACCGTGAACTTTCGACTGCGTACCGGTGAACCGGACGTTCTCGCCGCCCTCCGGGAGCTTGATGCCCATTTCTTCACGAACTTTCTTAAAGATCTGAGCCACCTTTCTCAACTTCAACGTATCCGAATCACGGATGGTCAGCATCGCATCTTCGTGCCCCTGTTCCGCACAGATTGCCATGGTACAGCAATTCGTCCCTGCCCGAATCATCTTCAAAGTCAGATTCGCATAGTGGCAATGGACTCCGATGAAAATGCAGGCTTCGATCTTATTACCCCAGATGGTGAGATTGGGGTGGTTGGGGTTAATCACCTCTTCGGGGTCGATCTTCGGGTACTTCGGCCGATAGTCCGGCATCGGAATGATCATGACTTCAGGAATTTGAGCGGCGATTTCCAAGACGGCCTTCGCCTTCTCCACCGCGTGGTCGTTCCATGCCCACAGGACAAGAGGCCCGGGGAAGATCGTTGCATTGGGACTCGTCAACATCTTTCGAGCCATTTCCTCGATGACCACATCCTCGTTCGTCTCCAACAAACCGTAGTACAGACCCTGCCCTGGATCCGGCAATGCCACTCCCAATTGAGCAGCAGACGGCGGATGGAATCCAGCCGGTCCCGGCACGATGATGCGCGCTCTCGTATCTTGCGTCGTTCCCACCCCGTTTCCCCTTTCGTCCTCTCACCCAACTACTGGGCTGGCCAACACGGCCGTCGTGCTCTTTTCACCATAGGTGATGTTGTCTGTCAGTGCCGCTTTCGGAAGCTGGTCGATCATGATCATCTTAATGGCATTGTTCTTCGCCATATTGTCACAGACCCACACGCATTGCGCACATCCCTTGCATCGATCGACGGCTACATAAGCGGAGCCGTACTTAAAGCCTTTGTCCTTCCCCATTTCATCGCTGTAGAGAATGGTGTTGGCCTCGGGGCAATACTGCGTGCACAGCTTGCAACTCTTCGCGGCGCAAATTTCAACATTGATATCGGCTACGAGATACATGGACGCTCCTTCTGTATCGCCTATTTTGCGGCGGCCGCTGCCACCGGCTCTTCCGCACGTTTCACTTCCGGAGAAGCCCAGCCATGATCGACAGCGTAGTTCCACCCCGCCCGCATGACGGCGACGTTCTTCTCAATCAATTCCTGCTTCTTCTTGAACTTCCGCTCGACGACGCTATCCAACGCCGCAGTACCGCCGGACACCACGAATCCCTTCCCGAGAAACCGATCCTTCACGGCTTGCTCCAAGCCGGCCATGTTCGTCAAACCGGTGATCGCTCCGATGCAACCCATGAGCGCCATGTTGGTGGCGAGATCCATACCGGCAACCTCGAGCGAGATCTTGGTCGCAGGGAAATAATAAAGCTTGGCACGACGCTCTTCCAACTCACGAGCCTGATCCTTGTGCAGTTTCATCGGGCCATCGTTGTTGATCAACGCGATACCATCTTCCTTCAAGCCGAAGTAGAACGGCATCGTATAGGATTTCCCATGCGTGATCACCTGAGGATGGAAAATGATAATGATATGCGGAAAGGTGATCTCTCCGATTTCATAAATCGGTTCGTCTGAGACCCGCACGTAGCTCTCAACCGGGGCCATCCGCTTTTCCGATCCGTAGAACGGCACAATCGTGCTTTCTCCGCCCGCATTGATCACCGCCGTGCTCAGAATGTGTGAGCCGGTAACCACGCCCTGGCCTCCCACGCCGGCCATGCGGATGTTAAATCGTTTCGCCATGCTCGATCCTCCTTGGGAAAATCCGCCTTATGCCTTGGGAAGGCTTTGAGCCTGCGCCGCCGGCTTTTGGAGAAACTCTTTGTAGCCGTACCGCTCAGTCAGATACTGCTTCGCTTCGTCGCTGATGTATTCCGTAAACTGATAGCGATCATTTTCGACGTTCTTGGCATCTTCCATGACCTTGTCAGTCGGAATGGCATATTCGATGTTGCAGGATGTATAGGCCTGAATGTAAGTCGAGCCGACCTCTCGTGCGATCAACACAGCCTTCTTAATCACGCTCTCAACCCGGCGAGGGTTGTTTGGCACGACTGAGGCCACGTAGGCGCATCCGGCAACCTTAGCCATCTGCAACATGTCCATCTTTTCGAACTTCTTCCCCAGGGGGGCCATCTTCAGAACCGCGCCTCGGTTCGTCATGCCACTCTCCTGGCCTCCGGTATTCCCGTAAACTTCATTGTCCAGCATAATGGTCGTGAAGCGTTCCTTGCGGAACCAGGAGTGCAAGACCTGCTGGAAACCGATATCCGCCGTGCCACCGTCCCCGGCCATCACCACCACATCCTTAGGCTTATCACCGAACCTCAGTCGCAAGCCGCGGGAGAGTCCGCTTGCCACACCGTTCTGGTCACCATAATTGCCGTACACAAAGGGAATTGCGGCCTGTGAAATTGCCAATCGCCCGCAACCGGCAGTGCCCACGGTAATCGTATCCTCAGGGTTGGGGAATGCGATCATTGCCAGGCGGATGAAGAGGGTCATGGCACAGCCGGCGCACATGGGGTGCTCTTCGAGCACTTCCTTGAAAGACCCCATCTGCGAAACCGAGACCTTCTTGCCGAATGGGCCATGCTCCACCATATCGCGATATTCTTTTGGCATGAACTTTTCAAAGCCATTTGAAAACTTGACGTAATCAAGGCTCATAAGGATTCCCTCCCTTTATTCGCTTCCGACCTTTTACACAATGGACGGTCAGTCGGACGCAGATTAATTCGACACCGGTTCTTCGTTTGGCTTCTGAATGCTGTTCCTGGTTCAGTGTGAGGATTGGTTTCATCTGGCCGCATTCCGCCGCCGAGTGTAACAAAGGGCGAAAAAACCTGTCAATCGGAAGGCCTACCCAGAACGCGACTAAGATTTACCATTCCTGCGTAACAGCAAGTCTATAAAAGGCTGTGAAAGTATTGCAACTTTGCAGAAGGCCCAACGCGAACGAAAGAAGGCCTAGCAGCACGGGGGACCGCTAGGCCGTTGGCCCTAAATGGGTTAACACAGCTCTCCAAGCAAAACTAATGTGGTGGAGAGGTACGCTATTCAGTTGCAGTTCAACCAAGAAGCAGGTAAACATGGTCGCTTACCACGCTTGGATGTAAGCTGAACTTATGCCGCTGCGCGTTATAGTGCCTGGTGAGGAACAAGGCGACCAGCATGTGGGGGGAGTCCATAAACGTCCCCCGATCCCCGACGGCTCACTGAAGGCGGAATGTCCGAAGTTCATGAGTCACGGCCCCTGCGGAGGGGTCCGTAAAGGTGGGTTCTGCGAGGTCTATCCGGATATGGCTTGCCCCTGGGTGACGCTCTACAACAAGCTCAACGAACTTGGCCAACTGGAATGGATGAAGCAGGTGTGATCACGCGCGCCGGGAGTGAAGGGTGAAGGGGAGAGCACCAAAACGCCGATCGATGAAGGCGACACGTCTGGGGTATAACGAGCGGCACGCGAAAAGCGGTATCACCACTCCCTTGCCTGAGATCGAAACATTTCCCAATCAATACAAAGGCTACGAGATCACCATCGAAATCCCCGAGTACACTGCCATCTGCCCCAAAACCAATTTGCCCGACTTCGGAGCCATTACCCTCAAGTACCAACCGGACAAACACTGCCTTGAGTTGAAAGCGCTCAAGATGTACATCCACGCCTACCGAAACGTCGGCATCTTTTATGAGAATGCCGTCAATCGCATTCTGCAGGACATCGTTAAGGCCTGTCGCCCGATATGGGCCACGGTGACCGGTGAATTCGCCGCCCGTGGCGGCCTCCGCAGCATCGTCGAAGCCACCTATCCTCCGACTAAGCGTCTCTCGTCCTAGGCCTGTTCCTCAGTCGGTCCCCCGTCTCGAACCGGCACCCTCTTAAGTCTCGCCCAAAATCCACCGACACCAGACCGTCGACGTGCGGCACCGGCACGGAGAATGGGCTTCCTCTGTACAACACGAACGCATCGCAGGCCGAAAAAAGGACGTCGCGTTGTTCAGGCACCCCATGCGATCGGGCCTCGTTCGGGCAGCCGCGACCTTTCTCCTGGCGCCGACAGCCATCGAACTCGTGCCGATCCGAACTGCCGAAGCCATCCCGGCCTTCGCAAGGAAATACGCCTTGAATTGTACGGCCTGCCATACGGCTCCCCCGCGGCTCAACGCCTATAGGGAGGCCAACCATACCGGCATCCGCCTGCGCGGCAATGTATTGCGACACTACAACTTCTCGCGGCAGGACCCACCGGGCGCAGAGCCGGGTACGGTTCAAACCAAGAGCGAACTGGGATTCCCGGAAGCGTCCAGCCTCCTTCGTCAGATTCTCTTGAACCTGATCAGTAATGCCATCAAGTTCACACAGACAGGTGACGTGGCGGTCACCCTTGAGCAATGTTCCCGCAAGCCGTCTGAGGTCCACCTCAAGTTTCGTATTCGAGACACAGGAATCGGTATCTCTCAAGAGGCGCAGGCTCGTCTGTTTCAAGCCTTTTCTCAGGCTGACGGCTCGACGACGAGGCGGTTCGGCGGCACAGGCCTCGGCCTCGCGATCATCAAGCAACTGGCCCATCTCATGGAGGGAGAGGTCGGAGTGGAGAGCAGTCCCGGTCAGGGGTCTACTTTCTGGTTCACGGTTCGGCTCGCCACACAACTCATGGAGAGCAGCCGACTGCAAGGCATCCCCCTCGTGGCACTCAGCTCCGTCGAGCAATCCCCGGTCGACAGTCCCACTGCGGCCATGGAAGACAACCTCACTCGATCGGAACGGTCCGTGGCATGAGCGACGGAACGGGGTGGCACCCATGGCCGTGATCGCAGACATCTGGCGGCGGACCCTTCGACGCCTCAGCGGTACCCCCTGCGACGACGAGCAGACGGAACATTTCCTGAACTCGGTCGTCGAGAACCTTCCCATCATGGTCTTCGTCAAAGAGACTGAACAGTTGCGATTCACACGCTGGAACCGAGCGGCGGAGGAAGTCATAGGGCTCAGCCGAGGAGTCGTGCTGGGCAAGAACGACTACGACCTTTTTCCCGAAGACCAGGCGGAGGCCTTCACGAAGACGGATCGCGAGGTCCTTCGCCACGGGCAGTTCCACATCCTATCGGAGCCCATCCGGACGCCGCACCGAGGTCAGCGGCTGTTACGCACCAGGAAGTTGCCCATCTTCGATCGCCACGGACATCCTCGGTTCCTTTTGGGCATGGCGGAGGACATCACCAACCAACACCTGCAGGAGATGCATCTGCACGAAAGCGAGGCGCAAAACCGGGAGCTGTTCGAATCGTCGCGCGACGCCATCATGATCCTCTCGCCCCCCGACTGGCGGTTTCAGGCTTGTAATCCGGCCACCGTGGCCATGTTCGGCGCACGCGACGCGCAGCACTTCACCTCGCTCGGCCCCTGGGACGTCTCGCCGACGGTCCAACCGGACGGCGTCGCCTCAGCAGTCAAGGCACCTCAGATGATCGAACGTGCCATGCGGGAGGGCTCGCACTTCTTCGAGTGGAGGCATCGAAAACTCGACGGCCCGGAATTTCCGGCTACGGTGCTCCTCACCCGTATCAGTTTGAAGGGTCAGCCCGCGCTCCAAGCGACGGTTCGCGATATCACCGAGCAGAAACGCGCCGAGGCCGAACTGCATGCCTCCCTGCTCTTTCAGAAGACCCTTCTCGACAATGCCGGCCACGCCATTATTTCCTGCAAGTCCGACGGACTCATCCAAACCTTCAATCCGGCGGCTGAAGCCCTGCTGGGCTATCGCGCGGAAGAGCTGATCGGGCAACAGTCTCCCGCCCTCTTCCATGAACGGGAAGAAGTCGTGGCCCGCGCCCGTCAGTTCTCTGAAGAATTGGGCACGACCATCGAGCCCGGCTTCGACGTCTTTATCGCGAAGTGCCGCTACAACCTCCCGAACGAACACGAGTGGACCTATATCCGTCGGGACGGATCACGCCTGACGGTGTTACTGAGCGTGACAGCCCTGCGCGAGCCGAACGGTCGCGTGACCGGCTACCTCGGCATCGCGTCGGACATTACGCTCTTGAAGCAGGCAGCCTGCGAATTGTTGAAGGCGAAAGAAGCCGCCGAAGCGGCCAATATTGCGAAGTCACAATTTCTCGCCAATATGAGCCATGAGATCCGCACTCCGATGAACGGAGTGCTCGACATGACGGAGTTGCTGCAAACGACCGCCCTCTCCCCCAAACAGCGGTCCCTGGTCGACACCGTTCACCGTTCCGGCATAGCGCTGCTGGAGGTCATCAACGACATCCTCGATTTCTCAAAGGTCGAAGCCGGCAAGCTCGAGCTGGAACGTGTGGAGTTTAAGCTGAGGCAAACGATCGAGGAAGCCGTCGAACTGTTCTCCGGACCGGCCGGACGGAAGGGATTGGAATTGACCTGCTTCGTTCCCGCGGACATCCCGGACGCGGTCATCGGCGACCCCTTACGTCTCCGCCAGATCGTCCTGAACCTCATCGGCAATGCCGTCAAATTCACGTCGCAAGGGGAGATCGCCGTGACGTTTCAACTTGTCGAGCGGCATGAGGCCACGGTCATCCTCCGGGGCGAGGTGCGCGATACAGGAGTCGGGATTCCAGAGACAGCCCAGGCTCGACTCTTTACCGCCTTTACGCAGGCGGATGGATCGACCACCCGCCGATTCGGGGGAACCGGTCTGGGACTGGCGATCGTGAAGCAGCTGGTTCACTTGATGGGCGGCGAGGTCGGGCTGGTCAGCAGGCCCGACCAAGGAACAACATTCTGGTTCACCGTCACGATGGGGCTTGCCGGCGGCACCGCCCTCCCGCATGTGAATGAACGCAGCCTCGGGGACCGCCATATCTTGATCGTGGATGATAACCCCACGAACCTCCAGATCCTCGAGAACCACCTGCACAACTGTGGTGTCGGCGTCACTTCGGCCGGTTCAGCGCAAGAGGCGCTGGAACGGTTGAACGGCCTCCGGGGGAGAGGCCGTTCAATCGACATGGCCATTGTGGACCTTCAGATGCCGGATCAGGGCGGGATCGACCTGGCGCGTACCATTCGGCAAGATCCAGCCTGGCGCGCGCTGTTGCTGGTCGCCTTGAGTTCGATCGACCATTTCACCGACGACAAACACGACCGCCACCGCCTCTTCGATGGCTGGCTGCGCAAGCCGGTCCGCTCATCCCTGCTCATCGACTGCCTGACACAGTTGTTCAGCCGACGCCTTGAGACGAACCCGGAGCCGCCGGTCAAGGCGTCCTCTCCACCCCGGCGATTCGACGTCCATGTCCTCCTGGTCGAAGACAACCCCGTCAACCGTCAGGTGGCCTCCAACATGCTGGAACTGCTGGGCTGCACCGTCACGAATGCCGAACATGGCCGGCTTGCCGTGGAAGCGGCGGCGGCTCGGAGGTTCGATGTAATCCTCATGGATTGTCAGATGCCTGAGATGGATGGCTTTACCGCCACCGGCCTGATTCGAGAACGGGAACAGTCCACCGCGCCGTCGTCCCGCGTGCCCATCATTGCCCTGACCGCCAATGCGCTGGAAGGAGACCGCGCCCATTGCCTGGCAGTGGGCATGGACGATTACCTGTCCAAACCCTTCACTCTCCCCCAGCTCCGGAACGTCCTTGCCAAATGGTGTGTTCCTGGGAGCACCCCATCCGATGCACCGCCGCCTGCGGCTTCGAACACGACAACTCCTCACGTCCTGGATCAGAGCGCCTGGTAAGACATTCTCGCTCTGCAACGGCCTGGGCGCCCCGATATCTTGGCTCGAGTGCTGAACGAGTACTTAAAAGACTCGCGAGTCCTTGTTGGGCGGATTCGTGAGGCCGTGGAACACAGCGACCCGAAAGCTCTCTACGAAGCCGCCCATCGACTCAAGTCCAGCAGCGCGCAGCTGGGAGCCCTCGCAACTGCGGCCGGTTGCGCCAAGTTGGAAACACTGGGACGAGAAGCCCATCTGGAGACGGCGCCCGCTCTTGTGCAGGAGCTGGTCCTTGGGCATCAGTCCACCTGCCAGGCGATCGAAATGGAACTCCGCGCACGCACCGGCCACTAATTCCTTGCCTCCGCCCATCCTGCAGGGTACCCTGGGCC
It contains:
- the mutM gene encoding DNA-formamidopyrimidine glycosylase; translated protein: MPELPEAEVAARLLRERVLGATVRDCWIGRGDIVREGLSTLEWYRQARITAIERKGKSVILTLTRNGQPRFLVAELGMTGLLLFQSVPVHSPQHVHFVLSLEGCAESELRYWNPRRFGRLSLLDREGLDQYLMRRFGPDPLAIGYEAFRQILETTRRRLKPLLMHQQVIAGIGNIYANEILFRAKLHPDQAANRLRDDAIMLLYRTMGEVLREAIALGGSSVRDYFAPDGREGQYKRKHLVYAKAGQPCPNVCGSVIQRAVGERSSFYCPMCQRRCRRSAGKGRTLRGTR
- a CDS encoding dual specificity protein phosphatase family protein, which encodes MHLINRRLLVGNAQDATNPPPQVGAVLMVAEEQNITVPSRVHYAKVPMKEFGEPTIQALAEAVAWIESHVGENRVLVCCRAGMGRSVSVIIAYLCCVEGMAYADSLKLVLTRRPGGMPLPRLEEVIQGVQLARRIR
- a CDS encoding methyltransferase domain-containing protein — its product is MSGFDLRTPDSSIPRSIAEAVSRLSLMFTREGLREGPPYLDDPTLRAGYLTYFLPVNLAKVQLLLNESAPVLGVGGNERPFRVLDVGCGPGTGLLGILDWVRRHEAGGTQAFEATGVDCSSKALRLCGQLLRNYRAGEGVTAAPILHLYECNIEKGLPRDLLEGNSRRPYDLIVVQNLLSEIYCDRPDAQERRAQLVGNLLTLLSPEGTLMIIEPALRTVSRSLHGVRDTLLSQGQATLYSPCLHARSCPALGKDDDWCHEERPWIRPIWIQQMDRVVGFIKDALKFSYLILRKDGKTLVPWSPELHRVVSELRVMKGERRVWWCDEGGRVEIGRLDRERSSSNAPFDEWHRGAIVRVSEISRKNRKGKPGTVGRIPLSGTAEIVRPA
- a CDS encoding ferredoxin oxidoreductase, giving the protein MSETQKTNPQGDPTTSVAPKVEVKKDPHAEAKKQQVVTPEYMFLEAPRTKEFITGSEAAKEAIRRSNVDLAIAYPITPQSETMQLVGVLYGEGYVKEYYRGEEEVGVMAAIAGGSRAGVRCYTATAGPGTLRGLEGIASWPGHRLPVVAMFTCRVVNAPLAIQPDNIEVSYLLNCGMIVFHAENQQDMFDFTMAGFTISEKNDVTLPVGVCCDGFFVTHARGYVRMQDRSIKLPPREPWRGAVPVLDAENPPARLSRDAPVQKSNFMAYNIHAVWQQEVWAAVERSRKYINKYLGGLLTPENVEDAEVIIVASGSAAAQSREAVRLCAEKGLKVGLIKIRSLRPFPTQELRQLCGKAKLIVVPEFNYVGWLAKEVATAIYGYSNAKIIGGPRVYGGQSMPVELIVDEVESGVTGKKSTNVAMSQVMGATGADHEAMGHFMRSI
- a CDS encoding 2-oxoglutarate:ferredoxin oxidoreductase; amino-acid sequence: MGTTQDTRARIIVPGPAGFHPPSAAQLGVALPDPGQGLYYGLLETNEDVVIEEMARKMLTSPNATIFPGPLVLWAWNDHAVEKAKAVLEIAAQIPEVMIIPMPDYRPKYPKIDPEEVINPNHPNLTIWGNKIEACIFIGVHCHYANLTLKMIRAGTNCCTMAICAEQGHEDAMLTIRDSDTLKLRKVAQIFKKVREEMGIKLPEGGENVRFTGTQSKVHGGKTHTNPLTFMPSAAGAGSASAFGHTAEQMKREG
- a CDS encoding 2-oxoacid:acceptor oxidoreductase family protein, which produces MAKRFNIRMAGVGGQGVVTGSHILSTAVINAGGESTIVPFYGSEKRMAPVESYVRVSDEPIYEIGEITFPHIIIIFHPQVITHGKSYTMPFYFGLKEDGIALINNDGPMKLHKDQARELEERRAKLYYFPATKISLEVAGMDLATNMALMGCIGAITGLTNMAGLEQAVKDRFLGKGFVVSGGTAALDSVVERKFKKKQELIEKNVAVMRAGWNYAVDHGWASPEVKRAEEPVAAAAAK